The following proteins are encoded in a genomic region of Streptomyces gobiensis:
- a CDS encoding Cys-Gln thioester bond-forming surface protein, with product MISIRGRAATRRVAAALASGLLAAVGAVAGAGPAAAEEPLGSAPSSDGATAVLDGLKVYDQAIVREDGETTETGAGLFEMSVAGGGSLQTYCIDMHNPTQEQAQYQEVPWQTSSLHDNPDAGRIRWILQNSYPQVDDLAALAKKSGARQLTPQTAAAGTQVAIWRYSDGADVSAVDKNAEKLAGYLEKAAKNLTEPRASLSLDPPAVSGKPGERLGPVTVRTTAQRTSVVPAPDAASHGVRIVGRDGKEITTAADGDQLWFDVPADAEAAFTSLTVQGATTVPVGRAFTGIGEHAISQTQILAGSSDSTVTATATANWAAQGAVPAVSARKNCAAGGLDITVSNQGDEPFSFNLGEASYETPAGKTETVTVPVQEDQAYKITINGPHGFAQTFSGVLDCATVTSGSGDDKGTAVQTTPVTVGGSGSDVNLAETGNSSNVPLLVGVALGLLVLGGGAVLMVRRNKAEPADTDE from the coding sequence ATGATCTCGATACGCGGACGGGCCGCCACCCGTCGCGTGGCCGCGGCGTTGGCATCCGGACTGCTCGCGGCGGTCGGGGCGGTAGCGGGTGCGGGACCGGCGGCGGCCGAGGAGCCCCTGGGCTCGGCCCCGTCGTCGGACGGCGCCACCGCTGTCCTGGACGGCCTGAAGGTGTACGACCAGGCCATCGTCCGCGAGGACGGTGAGACGACCGAGACCGGCGCAGGCCTCTTCGAGATGTCTGTCGCGGGCGGTGGAAGTCTGCAGACCTACTGCATCGATATGCACAACCCGACGCAGGAGCAGGCGCAGTACCAGGAGGTGCCCTGGCAGACCTCGTCGCTGCACGACAACCCCGACGCGGGCAGGATCCGCTGGATCCTGCAGAACTCCTACCCGCAGGTGGATGACCTCGCCGCGCTCGCCAAGAAGTCGGGCGCCCGCCAGCTCACCCCGCAGACCGCCGCCGCGGGCACCCAGGTGGCGATCTGGCGCTACTCGGACGGCGCGGATGTCTCGGCGGTCGACAAGAACGCCGAGAAGCTCGCCGGATATCTGGAGAAGGCGGCGAAGAACCTCACCGAGCCCAGGGCCTCACTGTCCCTCGACCCGCCCGCCGTCTCCGGCAAGCCCGGCGAGCGGCTCGGCCCGGTCACGGTGCGTACCACCGCTCAGCGCACGAGCGTCGTCCCGGCTCCGGACGCCGCGTCGCACGGAGTGCGGATCGTCGGCCGGGACGGCAAGGAGATCACCACGGCCGCCGATGGTGACCAGCTGTGGTTCGACGTTCCCGCGGACGCGGAGGCAGCCTTCACCTCGCTGACCGTGCAGGGGGCCACCACGGTGCCGGTCGGCCGGGCGTTCACCGGTATAGGTGAGCACGCCATCAGCCAGACCCAGATCCTCGCCGGTTCCAGTGACTCCACGGTCACCGCGACCGCCACCGCGAACTGGGCGGCCCAGGGCGCCGTCCCGGCCGTTTCCGCGCGGAAGAACTGCGCGGCGGGTGGTCTGGACATCACCGTCAGCAACCAAGGCGACGAGCCGTTCAGCTTCAACCTCGGCGAGGCGTCGTATGAGACACCGGCCGGGAAGACGGAGACGGTGACCGTGCCGGTCCAGGAGGATCAGGCTTACAAGATCACGATCAATGGTCCGCATGGCTTTGCGCAGACCTTCTCCGGTGTCCTTGACTGCGCCACGGTGACCAGCGGCTCCGGTGATGACAAGGGGACCGCCGTGCAGACCACGCCGGTCACGGTCGGCGGCAGCGGCAGCGATGTCAATCTCGCGGAGACCGGCAACAGCAGTAATGTCCCGCTGCTGGTGGGTGTCGCCCTCGGGCTGCTGGTCCTCGGTGGTGGAGCGGTGCTGATGGTGCGGCGCAACAAGGCGGAACCGGCCGACACCGACGAGTAG
- a CDS encoding single-stranded DNA-binding protein → MSSPENGEQGEQGAFGVNETMVTVVGNAATELDFRETSGGIPVVRFRLATTVRRFDRERGGWTDAYTSFYTVWAWRSLARNAKASVTIGEPLVVQGKLRVQDGERDGRRWSDTSIDAITIGHDLSRGTSAFARVEHVKPGLSGQRPEPIPTP, encoded by the coding sequence ATGAGTTCACCTGAGAACGGCGAACAGGGCGAACAGGGGGCGTTCGGTGTGAACGAGACCATGGTGACGGTGGTGGGAAACGCCGCGACGGAGCTGGACTTCCGGGAGACCTCGGGAGGTATCCCGGTGGTGCGCTTCCGGCTGGCGACGACGGTGCGCCGCTTCGACCGTGAGCGGGGCGGCTGGACGGACGCGTACACCAGCTTCTACACGGTATGGGCGTGGCGGTCGCTCGCGCGGAACGCGAAGGCGTCGGTGACGATCGGTGAACCACTGGTCGTACAGGGGAAGTTGCGCGTGCAGGACGGGGAGCGGGATGGGCGGCGCTGGTCGGATACAAGCATCGACGCGATCACGATTGGCCACGATCTGTCCCGCGGTACCTCGGCGTTCGCTCGTGTTGAGCATGTGAAACCCGGGCTTTCCGGACAGCGGCCGGAGCCCATTCCCACGCCGTGA
- a CDS encoding GTPase — protein sequence MSGSLGDVRTADTADTADDDRAWDDGLIARRARPGTGPERDREQKQGERSGEGEGQGPGREQEQGPGVEGEPEPLGAYEPEALRRPVPPGLPHPGRERGLGERLDALRELVGVSRTRLEPQQLAEAVRVLEEAGARGRLSRAYTTVAITGATGSGKSTLFNALAGAQLSEAGVRRPTTATAVACVWETLERDGGGADGLLERLAVPPRSRRRAHLRDDGLRGLVLLDLPDHDSVLTDHREQVDRLLRLVDAVIWVVDPEKYADAVLHENYLKPYAGHAEVTYVVLNQVDRLPGEAADEVLGDLRRLLDEDGMALGEHGEPGAQVLALSALTGDGVGELKEVLGELVAGRAAAARRLTADVDGALNRLRPVFIADGAHSPQGLTERVREEFEYRLGNAAGATAVGQTAERTWLRQADWACGTPLAGLVRWYARRRSERCGDRLAAPPAADPEASAGHPATRPVVVQAVRTLADDATRGLPEPWARAVREAAWRGAEGLPEMLDEAVAQAALPQRPARPRWWTAAAVGQAALLALQLVGVCWLLGGLLGGGVGATRWLPFALLAGGALGGPLLAWVCRAVARGPARAYGLEQEQRLRRLAAGCGRARVLEPVAAELMRYSEVRGQYVIAAGGPHGGQAVTELSTTGG from the coding sequence GTGTCCGGATCGCTGGGGGACGTTCGTACGGCCGACACGGCCGACACAGCAGACGACGACCGGGCCTGGGACGACGGGCTCATCGCCCGTCGGGCCCGGCCAGGCACCGGGCCGGAGCGGGATCGCGAACAGAAGCAGGGAGAGAGATCAGGAGAAGGAGAGGGACAGGGGCCGGGGCGGGAGCAGGAGCAGGGGCCCGGGGTGGAGGGGGAGCCGGAGCCGCTGGGGGCGTACGAGCCCGAGGCGCTGCGCCGGCCGGTGCCACCCGGGCTGCCTCACCCGGGACGGGAACGCGGGCTGGGGGAGCGGCTGGACGCGTTGCGGGAGCTGGTCGGGGTATCGCGGACCCGGCTGGAGCCGCAGCAGCTGGCCGAGGCCGTGCGGGTGCTGGAAGAGGCCGGGGCGCGCGGGCGGCTGTCCCGGGCGTATACGACCGTGGCCATCACCGGGGCGACCGGCAGCGGCAAATCGACCCTGTTCAACGCGCTGGCCGGTGCGCAGCTCTCCGAAGCGGGGGTGCGGCGACCGACCACGGCCACGGCGGTGGCCTGTGTGTGGGAGACGCTTGAGCGGGACGGTGGCGGCGCCGACGGCCTGCTGGAACGGCTCGCGGTGCCGCCCCGGTCCCGGCGGCGGGCCCATCTGCGGGACGACGGGCTGCGCGGGCTCGTACTGCTCGATCTGCCCGACCACGATTCCGTGCTGACGGACCACCGTGAGCAGGTCGACCGGCTGCTGCGCCTGGTGGATGCCGTGATCTGGGTGGTCGACCCGGAGAAGTACGCAGACGCGGTGCTGCATGAGAACTACCTCAAGCCCTACGCGGGACACGCCGAGGTGACCTATGTCGTGCTCAACCAGGTTGACCGGCTGCCCGGTGAGGCCGCCGACGAGGTGCTGGGCGATCTCCGGCGGCTGCTGGACGAGGACGGCATGGCGCTGGGCGAGCACGGCGAACCGGGGGCGCAGGTGCTGGCGCTCTCCGCGCTGACGGGAGACGGGGTCGGGGAGCTCAAGGAGGTGCTGGGGGAGCTGGTGGCCGGCCGCGCGGCGGCCGCGCGGCGGCTGACCGCGGATGTGGACGGGGCCCTGAACCGGCTGCGACCGGTGTTCATCGCGGACGGGGCACACAGTCCGCAGGGGCTGACCGAGCGGGTGCGCGAGGAGTTCGAGTACCGGCTGGGCAACGCCGCGGGGGCCACCGCCGTGGGGCAGACCGCAGAGCGGACCTGGCTGCGGCAAGCGGACTGGGCCTGCGGTACGCCCTTGGCGGGGCTGGTGCGCTGGTATGCGCGGCGGCGGTCGGAGCGCTGTGGTGACCGGCTGGCGGCTCCTCCGGCGGCGGACCCGGAGGCGAGCGCCGGGCATCCGGCGACCCGGCCCGTAGTGGTGCAGGCGGTACGGACCCTGGCGGACGACGCGACGCGCGGGCTGCCGGAGCCCTGGGCGAGGGCGGTCCGCGAGGCGGCCTGGCGCGGGGCGGAGGGGCTGCCGGAGATGCTGGATGAGGCGGTCGCGCAGGCGGCTCTCCCACAGCGGCCGGCCCGGCCGCGCTGGTGGACCGCGGCGGCCGTTGGGCAAGCCGCGCTGCTGGCGCTGCAACTGGTGGGTGTGTGCTGGCTGTTGGGGGGCCTGCTCGGTGGGGGAGTGGGAGCCACCCGCTGGCTGCCGTTCGCGCTGCTGGCGGGCGGCGCACTGGGCGGGCCACTGCTGGCGTGGGTATGCCGGGCGGTGGCGCGGGGGCCCGCGCGTGCCTACGGGCTGGAGCAGGAGCAGCGGTTGCGGCGGCTGGCGGCGGGATGTGGCCGGGCGCGGGTGCTGGAGCCGGTAGCGGCGGAGCTGATGCGGTACAGCGAGGTACGGGGGCAGTACGTGATCGCGGCGGGGGGACCGCACGGGGGCCAGGCGGTAACGGAACTGTCCACAACCGGCGGGTAG
- a CDS encoding dynamin family protein: protein MEARTELLDALVALRDRVAAARFPLPLPGAEHARRSRAELLAQLDDYLVPRLREPDAPLLAVIGGSTGAGKSTLVNSLIGRRVSEAGVLRPTTRTPVLVCHPDDHHWFAGQRVLPRLGRVWTSQPGDGTGDEEPGDEAEGGVVEGSSGESADGRLALRIESDQALPPGLALLDAPDIDSLVAANRELAAELICAADIWVLVTTAARYADAVPWHLLRTAKEYDVTLATVLDRVPHQIAAEISRQYAALLDRAGLGDIPRFTIPELPESAGGGSGLLPANAVEGLRAWLAHRATDSRARAVAAGRTAHGALSSLSGRVPGLAGGVAAQHAAMLRLMQYIDDAYDAAGERVRRQLAAGELLAGEAFAHWRGFPTDSGGAEFLDACAEGLTALLAGAVGAAEEQISQAWRDEPGAAGVPEDICAEASATAERMGLLVRRWRRCVEELAEEAYESDGRGPATAEETGALLAAVQLGGPQGRGAGEALADILSAPGAAQLQERGARLLHTYLQRALHGERDRRLVPLSELDTSPDQQVELIAALSVLQKER from the coding sequence TTGGAAGCACGGACTGAACTGCTCGACGCGCTGGTCGCGCTGCGTGACCGCGTCGCCGCTGCCCGCTTTCCGCTGCCGCTGCCCGGCGCCGAGCATGCACGCCGGTCCCGGGCCGAGCTGCTGGCGCAGCTCGATGACTATCTGGTGCCCCGGCTGCGTGAGCCCGACGCACCGCTGCTCGCCGTCATCGGGGGATCGACGGGCGCGGGGAAGTCGACGCTGGTCAATTCGCTCATCGGGCGGCGGGTCAGCGAGGCCGGGGTGCTGCGGCCCACCACCCGGACACCGGTGCTGGTGTGCCACCCCGATGACCACCACTGGTTTGCCGGGCAGCGGGTGCTGCCCCGGCTGGGCCGGGTGTGGACGTCCCAGCCAGGTGATGGGACCGGCGATGAGGAGCCGGGTGACGAGGCTGAGGGCGGTGTGGTTGAGGGCAGCTCGGGGGAGTCGGCCGACGGGCGGCTCGCGCTGCGTATCGAGAGTGATCAGGCGCTGCCCCCGGGGCTGGCGCTGCTCGATGCCCCCGATATCGACTCTCTCGTCGCCGCCAACCGCGAGCTGGCCGCCGAGCTGATCTGTGCCGCCGATATCTGGGTGCTGGTCACCACCGCCGCGCGGTACGCGGACGCGGTGCCCTGGCATCTGCTGCGTACCGCCAAGGAGTACGACGTCACCCTCGCCACCGTGCTGGACCGGGTGCCGCACCAGATCGCCGCCGAGATCTCCCGGCAGTACGCCGCCCTGCTCGACCGTGCCGGGCTCGGCGACATTCCCCGCTTCACCATCCCCGAGTTGCCCGAGTCCGCTGGCGGAGGCTCCGGGCTGTTGCCCGCCAACGCCGTGGAGGGGCTGCGCGCCTGGCTGGCCCACCGCGCCACCGACTCCCGCGCCCGAGCGGTTGCGGCGGGCCGTACCGCCCATGGTGCGCTGTCCTCGCTGAGTGGCCGGGTCCCGGGGCTCGCCGGTGGGGTCGCCGCCCAGCATGCCGCCATGCTGCGGCTGATGCAGTACATCGACGACGCGTACGACGCGGCCGGTGAGCGAGTGCGGCGTCAGCTGGCCGCCGGGGAACTGCTGGCGGGCGAGGCCTTCGCACACTGGCGCGGCTTCCCCACCGACAGCGGCGGCGCTGAGTTCCTGGACGCCTGTGCCGAAGGGCTCACCGCGCTGCTGGCCGGAGCGGTCGGCGCGGCCGAGGAGCAGATCAGCCAGGCCTGGCGTGATGAGCCGGGCGCCGCCGGGGTGCCGGAGGACATCTGCGCCGAGGCTTCGGCCACCGCCGAACGGATGGGTCTGCTCGTACGGCGCTGGCGGCGCTGCGTCGAAGAGCTGGCCGAGGAGGCGTACGAGTCGGACGGCCGTGGACCGGCCACCGCCGAGGAGACCGGTGCCCTGCTGGCCGCGGTCCAGCTCGGCGGCCCACAGGGCCGGGGGGCGGGTGAGGCCCTGGCCGACATCCTGAGCGCTCCCGGTGCGGCCCAGCTCCAGGAACGCGGCGCCCGGCTCCTCCATACGTATCTGCAGCGGGCCCTGCACGGTGAGCGGGACCGGCGGCTGGTCCCGCTCAGCGAGCTGGATACCAGCCCCGACCAGCAGGTGGAGCTGATCGCCGCACTGTCCGTACTGCAGAAGGAGAGGTGA
- the mgtE gene encoding magnesium transporter: MPQTDLPEELHPELPESLQEIVDSQQLHAALEWLETHPPHVIADELARMDAVHAGMAFRLLDKDRALNVFEELEPVDQQQILEGLRDHTFLEIVEGMDPDDRARMLREAPAKVAKRVLAGLSAHERRMTAALLGYPEGSVGRYMTPEVVALPQDLTVEQALRTVRAKGAHAETVYTLPVVDHGRRLTGVVELRELVLSPPETMVAELVVTEPAFARATDSAETAARLMRETNDLNLPVVDSENRLVGLLTIDDALEVIEAADTEDVARQAGATPWVGHYMAATVWQLARYRALWLMLLLIAATLTVTVTDAFEATLEQVTQLALFIPLLIGAGGNAGAQAATACVRALAVGEVRGSDLLKVIWRECRVGLVLGGLLALLGVVVGALFVGVQIAVVVGITLVVICGWAATIGGTMPLLAKRLRIDPAVVSAPMVTTLVDATGLIIYFTTAKVVLGV; this comes from the coding sequence GGCTGGAGACACATCCACCGCATGTGATCGCCGATGAGCTCGCCCGGATGGACGCGGTGCATGCGGGCATGGCCTTCCGGCTGCTGGACAAGGACCGGGCGCTGAACGTCTTCGAGGAGCTGGAGCCGGTCGACCAGCAGCAGATCCTGGAAGGGCTGCGCGATCACACCTTCCTCGAAATCGTCGAGGGCATGGACCCGGACGACCGGGCCCGGATGCTGCGGGAAGCCCCCGCCAAGGTCGCCAAGCGAGTACTCGCCGGGCTGAGCGCGCATGAACGGCGGATGACCGCCGCACTGCTCGGCTACCCGGAGGGCTCGGTCGGCCGCTATATGACCCCCGAGGTCGTGGCGCTGCCGCAGGACCTCACCGTCGAGCAGGCGCTGCGGACCGTACGCGCCAAGGGCGCCCACGCGGAGACCGTGTACACGCTCCCCGTGGTGGACCACGGACGGCGGCTGACCGGCGTCGTGGAGCTACGGGAGCTGGTGCTCAGCCCGCCGGAGACCATGGTCGCGGAGCTGGTCGTCACCGAACCGGCGTTCGCCCGCGCCACCGACTCCGCTGAGACGGCCGCCCGGCTGATGCGCGAGACCAACGACCTGAACCTGCCGGTCGTGGACAGCGAGAACCGGCTCGTCGGACTGCTCACCATCGATGACGCCCTTGAGGTCATCGAGGCCGCCGACACCGAGGACGTGGCCCGGCAGGCCGGTGCCACCCCCTGGGTCGGCCACTATATGGCCGCCACCGTCTGGCAACTCGCCCGCTACCGGGCCCTGTGGCTGATGCTGCTCCTGATCGCGGCGACCCTGACGGTCACCGTCACGGACGCCTTCGAGGCCACCCTGGAGCAGGTGACCCAGCTCGCCCTGTTCATCCCGCTGCTCATCGGCGCCGGGGGCAACGCGGGCGCCCAGGCCGCCACCGCCTGCGTACGCGCCCTGGCGGTCGGCGAGGTACGCGGCTCGGACCTGCTGAAGGTGATATGGCGCGAGTGCCGCGTCGGCCTGGTGCTGGGCGGGCTGCTTGCCCTGCTCGGGGTGGTCGTGGGAGCGCTGTTCGTCGGCGTGCAGATCGCCGTGGTCGTCGGCATCACCCTGGTGGTCATCTGCGGCTGGGCGGCCACCATCGGCGGCACCATGCCGCTGCTGGCCAAACGGCTCCGTATCGACCCGGCGGTGGTCTCGGCTCCCATGGTCACCACCCTGGTGGACGCGACCGGTCTGATCATCTACTTCACCACGGCCAAGGTGGTCCTGGGCGTCTGA